Proteins co-encoded in one Taeniopygia guttata chromosome 4, bTaeGut7.mat, whole genome shotgun sequence genomic window:
- the POU4F2 gene encoding POU domain, class 4, transcription factor 2, with the protein MMMSLSSKQPFGLPHGGGSGGGLHETKYSALHTASPCPSAGAAGAAASSPSSTGSGGSAGRGSSSGPGGSGGSGSSSGSGPGGSGGGAEAMRRACLPAPPSNIFGGLDESLLARAEALAAVDIVSPSKSHHHHPPHHSPFKPDATYHTMNTIPCTSAASSSSVPISHPSALSGTHHHHHHHHHHHHQPHQALEGELLEHLTPGLALGAMAAPDGAVVSTPGHAPHMAGMNPMHPAALGMAHAHGLPAHMGCMSDVDADPRDLEAFAERFKQRRIKLGVTQADVGSALANLKIPGVGSLSQSTICRFESLTLSHNNMIALKPILQAWLEEAEKSHREKLAKPELFSGAEKKRKRTSIAAPEKRSLEAYFALQPRPSSEKIAAIAEKLDLKKNVVRVWFCNQRQKQKRMKYSAGI; encoded by the exons ATGATGATGTCTCTGAGCAGCAAGCAGCCTTTCGGCCTCCCCcacggcggcggcagcggcggcggcctCCACGAAACCAAGTACTCGGCCCTGCACACCGCCTCGCCCTGTCCCTccgccggtgccgccggtgccgccgccagctcccccagcagcaccggcagcggcggctccgCCGGACGCGGCTCCAGCTCCGGccccggcggcagcggcggctccggcTCCAGCTCGGGCTCCGGccccggcggcagcggcggcggcgcggaggCGATGCGGCGGGCCTGCCTGCCCGCCCCTCCG AGCAATATATTCGGCGGTCTGGACGAGAGCCTGCTGGCCCGCGCCGAAGCCCTGGCAGCGGTGGACATCGTCTCCCCGAGCAAgagccaccaccaccacccgcCGCACCACAGCCCCTTCAAGCCGGACGCCACGTACCACACCATGAACACCATCCCCTGCACCtcggccgcctcctcctcctccgtgCCCATCTCCCACCCGTCCGCCCTGTCGGGcacccaccaccaccatcaccaccaccaccaccaccaccaccagcccCACCAGGCGCTGGAGGGGGAACTCTTGGAGCACCTGACGCCGGGGCTGGCGCTTGGGGCCATGGCGGCCCCCGACGGCGCCGTGGTCTCCACGCCGGGCCACGCTCCGCACATGGCCGGCATGAACCCCATGCACCCGGCGGCGCTGGGCATGGCCCACGCCCACGGGCTGCCGGCCCACATGGGCTGCATGAGCGACGTGGACGCCGACCCCCGCGACTTGGAGGCCTTTGCCGAGCGTTTCAAGCAGCGCCGCATCAAGCTGGGGGTGACCCAGGCCGACGTGGGCTCGGCGCTGGCCAACTTGAAGATCCCGGGGGTGGGCTCCCTCAGCCAGAGCACCATCTGCCGCTTCGAGTCCCTCACCCTCTCCCACAACAACATGATCGCCCTCAAACCCATCCTGCAGGCGTGGCTGGAGGAGGCCGAGAAGTCCCACCGCGAGAAACTGGCCAAGCCCGAGCTCTTCAGCGGCGCGGAGAAGAAGCGCAAGCGGACCTCCATCGCCGCCCCCGAGAAGCGCTCGCTGGAGGCCTATTTCGCCCTGCAGCCCCGGCCCTCCTCCGAGAAGATCGCCGCCATCGCCGAGAAGCTGGACCTCAAGAAGAACGTGGTCCGCGTCTGGTTCTGCAACCAGCGTCAGAAGCAGAAGCGCATGAAGTACTCGGCGGGCATCTGA